A region of Panicum virgatum strain AP13 chromosome 8N, P.virgatum_v5, whole genome shotgun sequence DNA encodes the following proteins:
- the LOC120685924 gene encoding wall-associated receptor kinase 4-like → MEGWTVDSNHNIKTFTEDEIKTITSNYSTLIGKGGFGEVYKGILGDDYELVAVKRYIRKELREEFMEEVGIDRQMSHKNVVKLIGYCIGESTLTLVTEYISKGNLDDILHNSSISIPLEIRLGIAIGCAEALSYMHSMHLSSDSLVYHGDIKPANILLDENLTAKVSDFGLARLLLGGISRYTSNVKGSIDYMDPIHLREGRLTPKSDVYSFGAVLLEIIAGKRIRQGNSSLIPSFSNACGKSESVRKLFDAEIACKANMTILEEIGKLATECLTLDIHKRPRISDVAKRLLIMWKALQGGQEKREILLRTQNVGSSSFNCTSSVEHRRKMSLGIFETDVVDPEILTKLGSKRFFTVAELYEITKNFSNLVGEGWLAEVYKGTLEDNTLVAVKKSLQLYEEHRQHLVNDALIHAQLTHNSIIKLLGFCLEFDVPIFIYEYAANGTLADLLNGTKCFPLELRLQIAIRTAKALAYMHSSDSGCIRHGSVSPSNILLDDDFMPKVSGFSLSRRLTKDYDSGTIVVYRHYSDPNFVQTGLLTVKSDVYSFGIILLELITRKISVYDKDCRVMDLVTKYNVAYHSDNRGVAMFDKDIKAAEDIILFEGIGRLATECTKLESDERPTMKEVAERLEMLRASWNKVSQGG, encoded by the coding sequence ATGGAAGGGTGGACAGTAGACAGCAATCACAATATTAAGACTTTCACAGAAGATGAGATTAAAACAATCACTAGCAACTACAGCACTCTTATTGGGAAAGGTGGCTTTGGAGAAGTCTACAAAGGGATCCTTGGTGATGACTACGAACTCGTTGCAGTTAAGAGATATATCCGCAAAGAGTTGAGAGAAGAGTTTATGGAAGAAGTAGGCATTGATAGACAAATGAGCCACAAAAACGTGGTGAAGCTCATAGGGTACTGTATTGGAGAAAGTACTCTAACGCTGGTAACAGAGTATATCTCCAAAGGAAACCTCGATGACATACTCCACAACAGTAGTATTTCCATTCCTCTGGAGATAAGATTGGGTATTGCTATAGGGTGTGCAGAAGCATTGAGCTACATGCATTCGATGCATCTATCAAGTGACAGCCTTGTATACCATGGTGATATTAAACCTGCCAACATACTTTTAGATGAAAATCTTACAGCAAAAGTTTCAGATTTTGGACTGGCAAGGCTTCTTTTAGGAGGCATCTCTCGGTACACTAGCAATGTAAAAGGAAGTATAGATTACATGGATCCTATACATCTTCGGGAAGGACGTCTTACTCCAAAGAGTGATGTTTATAGTTTTGGAGCTGTTCTCTTGGAAATAATTGCTGGGAAAAGGATAAGACAGGGAAACTCTAGCCTCATACCATCTTTCAGTAATGCCTGCGGTAAAAGCGAATCGGTGAGGAAGCTTTTTGATGCAGAAATAGCCTGTAAGGCCAATATGACGATCCTTGAGGAAATAGGCAAGCTGGCTACTGAATGCCTGACACTGGACATTCATAAACGTCCTAGAATTAGTGATGTTGCTAAACGCCTTTTGATTATGTGGAAAGCTCTGCAGGGAGGACAAGAAAAAAGGGAAATCCTTTTGAGGACACAAAACGTTGGCTCAAGCAGCTTCAACTGTACCAGCTCAGTTGAGCACCGCAGAAAGATGAGTTTGGGTATCTTCGAGACGGATGTCGTCGATCCTGAGATACTGACAAAGCTTGGCAGCAAGAGATTTTTTACAGTGGCGGAACTATATGAAATCACGAAGAACTTCTCAAATCTAGTCGGTGAAGGTTGGTTAGCTGAGGTGTACAAAGGTACTCTTGAGGACAACACGTTGGTGGCAGTGAAGAAATCTCTTCAGTTATATGAGGAGCATAGACAACATTTGGTTAACGATGCGCTGATCCATGCTCAACTCACCCACAACAGTATCATCAAACTTTTGGGCTTTTGCCTGGAGTTTGATGTTCCAATTTTTATATATGAGTATGCTGCCAATGGTACTCTCGCAGACCTCCTGAATGGTACCAAATGTTTTCCCCTCGAACTGCGATTGCAGATTGCGATCAGAACGGCAAAAGCATTAGCATACATGCACTCGTCTGATTCTGGTTGCATCAGACATGGTAGTGTCAGCCCTTCGAATATCCTTCTAGATGATGACTTCATGCCCAAGGTCTCCGGCTTTTCACTCTCAAGGAGGCTTACCAAGGACTACGATTCAGGCACTATTGTAGTTTACAGACATTACAGCGACCCAAACTTTGTGCAGACTGGGCTTCTTACGGTAAAAAGTGATGTGTACAGCTTCGGGATTATTCTTTTGGAGCTCATCACCAGGAAGATATCTGTATACGATAAAGATTGTAGAGTTATGGACCTTGTGACCAAATACAACGTAGCTTATCATTCAGACAACAGAGGAGTAGCGATGTTTGATAAGGATATCAAGGCTGCAGAAGATATCATCCTGTTTGAAGGGATCGGGAGGCTAGCAACTGAGTGCACCAAACTGGAATCTGATGAGAGACCAACAATGAAAGAGGTGGCAGAACGCCTCGAGATGCTTAGAGCATCTTGGAACAAGGTGAGCCAAGGGGGGTAG